A genome region from Indicator indicator isolate 239-I01 chromosome 24, UM_Iind_1.1, whole genome shotgun sequence includes the following:
- the KCNK15 gene encoding potassium channel subfamily K member 15 yields the protein MKRQNLRTAALILCIFSYLLVGAAVFDALESEAESGRKRLLEQKRGELRRKYRFSADDYRELERLVLQAEPHRAGRQWKFAGSFYFAITVITTIGYGHAAPGTDAGKVFCMFYAILGIPLTLVMFQSLGERMNTVVRLLLQKIKKCLGMRTTNVSMENMVLVGFLSCMGTLCIGAAAFSYFEGWTFFHAYYYCFITLTTIGFGDFVALQKNEALQKKPPYVAFSFMYILVGLTVIGAFLNLVVLRFLTMNSEDERRDAEERASLRRARGNLHPRPAGDGRTANAIFLPTEDRTSQMNLIPLILEERQRRQSAHAAATVPSFCTCLCYRPQLCGSPVPSHPETLSCHTNPVYYNSISYKIDEVSLSTRGPTGSSPGSTLSSSSPRCRHHARLRRKSI from the exons ATGAAGCGGCAGAACCTGCGCACGGCCGCGCTCATCCTCTGCATCTTCTCCTACCTGCTGGTGGGAGCCGCCGTCTTCGATGCGCTGGAGTCGGAGGCGGAGAGCGGCCGCAAgcggctgctggagcagaagcgCGGGGAGCTGCGCAGGAAGTATCGCTTCTCCGCCGACGACTACCGGGAGCTGGAGCGCCTGGTGCTGCAGGCCGAACCGCACCGCGCCGGGCGCCAGTGGAAGTTCGCCGGCTCCTTCTACTTCGCCATCACGGTCATCACCACCATCG GCTATGGACACGCTGCTCCAGGCACAGATGCCGGCAAAGTTTTCTGCATGTTCTATGCCATCCTGGGCATCCCCCTGACGCTGGTCATGTTCCAGAGCCTGGGGGAGCGCATGAACACCGTTGTGAGGCTGCTGCTCCAGAAGATCAAGAAGTGTCTGGGCATGAGGACAACCAATGTCTCCATGGAAAACATGGTGCTGGTCGGCTTTCTGTCCTGCATGGGGACCTTGTGCATCGGCGCCGCAGCCTTCTCTTATTTTGAGGGCTGGACTTTCTTCCACGCCTATTACTACTGCTTCATCACCTTGACCACCATCGGCTTCGGAGACTTCGTGGCTCTGCAGAAGAACGAGGCGCTGCAGAAGAAGCCCCCGTACGTGGCCTTCAGCTTCATGTACATCCTGGTGGGGCTGACGGTCATCGGCGCCTTCCTCAACCTGGTGGTGCTGCGGTTCCTGACGATGAACTCGGAGGACGAGCGGCGGGACGCCGAGGAGCGAGCGTCGCTGAGGAGAGCCCGCGGCAACCTCCACCCCCGGCCCGCCGGGGACGGCCGGACCGCCAACGCCATTTTCCTGCCCACCGAGGACAGGACCAGCCAGATGAACCTCATCCCTCTGATCCTGGAGGAGCGGCAGCGGCGCCAGTCGGCCCATGCGGCGGCCACGGTGCCCTCCTTCTGCACGTGCCTGTGCTACAGACCGCAGCTCTGCGGCAGCCCCGTGCCCTCCCACCCCGAGACCCTCAGCTGCCACACCAACCCCGTGTACTACAACTCCATTTCCTACAAAATCGACGAGGTGTCCCTGAGCACACGGGGGCCGACCGGCTCCTCCCCGGGGAGCACTTTGTCCTCCAGCAGCCCCCGCTGCCGGCACCACGCCCGGCTGCGCAGGAAATCCATCTAG